In the genome of Rhodococcus sp. SBT000017, one region contains:
- a CDS encoding TIGR03842 family LLM class F420-dependent oxidoreductase: MDIGVVLQCNPPASRVVDLARQAETHGFSHVWTFDSHLLWQEPYVIYSQILAATRRVTVGPMVTNPATRDWTVTASTFATLNDMFGNRTVCGIGRGDSAVRALGGKPTTLATLRESIDVIRSLANGRSARVGETTVQFPWAERSRLEVWVAAYGPKALELTGQVADGFILQLADPDIAAWTIGRVRAAAEQAGRDPDSISICVAAPAYVTDGTDAGLEHARDQCRWFGGMVGNHVADIVSRYGGDGGGVPQALTDYIAARKGYDYNEHGRAGNSHAEFVPNEVIDRFCLLGTPADHIAKLKELETLGVDQFSVYLQHDAKAATLEAYGESIIPQIRPSVTATS; the protein is encoded by the coding sequence ATGGACATCGGGGTAGTGCTCCAATGCAATCCGCCGGCGTCCCGTGTGGTCGACCTGGCCAGACAGGCAGAGACACATGGCTTCTCGCACGTGTGGACGTTCGATTCGCACCTGCTGTGGCAGGAACCGTACGTCATCTACAGTCAGATTCTGGCCGCGACGAGGCGGGTGACCGTCGGTCCGATGGTCACCAATCCCGCCACCCGCGACTGGACGGTTACGGCATCGACGTTCGCGACGCTCAACGACATGTTCGGCAATCGGACCGTCTGCGGCATCGGCCGCGGTGATTCGGCGGTCCGTGCCCTCGGCGGCAAGCCGACAACCCTTGCCACGCTGCGGGAATCGATCGATGTGATCCGCAGCCTGGCCAACGGGCGGAGTGCTCGGGTCGGTGAGACGACGGTGCAGTTCCCATGGGCGGAGCGGTCCCGACTCGAGGTATGGGTTGCGGCGTACGGACCCAAAGCCCTCGAGCTCACCGGACAGGTGGCGGACGGTTTCATTCTGCAGCTGGCCGATCCCGACATCGCGGCGTGGACGATCGGCCGGGTCCGCGCTGCGGCCGAGCAGGCGGGTCGCGACCCGGATTCGATCTCGATCTGCGTTGCAGCTCCCGCGTACGTCACCGACGGTACCGATGCAGGGCTCGAACATGCCCGAGATCAGTGTCGTTGGTTCGGCGGGATGGTCGGCAATCACGTCGCCGATATCGTCTCGCGCTACGGCGGCGATGGCGGCGGAGTTCCACAGGCACTCACCGACTACATCGCGGCGCGCAAAGGTTACGACTACAACGAGCACGGCCGAGCAGGCAATTCGCACGCAGAATTCGTTCCGAACGAGGTGATCGACAGGTTCTGCCTGCTGGGCACCCCGGCAGATCACATCGCCAAGCTGAAAGAGCTGGAGACACTCGGCGTGGACCAGTTCTCGGTGTACCTGCAGCACGACGCCAAGGCCGCGACACTCGAAGCGTACGGAGAGAGCATCATTCCGCAGATTCGCCCGAGCGTGACGGCAACGTCGTGA
- the hydA gene encoding dihydropyrimidinase, producing MATTFVHGGTVVSTTGAQELDVLIDGESIVAVLAPGSVSLAADLKTSADVVVDATGKYVIPGGVDGHTHMEMPFGGTFASDTFETGTRAAAWGGTTTIVDFAIQTPGQRVQDTLAQWHDKAAGQCAVDYGFHQIIGDVTDDSLKAMSELVSEGVTSFKLFMAYPGVFYSDDGKILRAMQSAAETGALLMMHAENGIAIDVLVAQSIARGDTAPYFHGTSRPWQLEEEATHRAIMLANVTGAPLYVVHVSAKQALEQIAQARGNGQNVFAETCPQYLYLSLEEQLGAPGFEGAKWVCSTPLRSRAEGHQDELWRYLRTGDVATVSTDHCPFCMKDQKEMGIGDFSKIPNGIGSVEHRIDLMFQGVKSGRITLEKWVDVCCTTPARMFGMYPRKGVITPGADADIVIYDPNGHTSIGVDKTHHMNMDYSAYEGFEIDGHVDTVISRGRIIVDGGSYSGTAGHGRFVRRDLSQNLI from the coding sequence ATGGCCACCACCTTCGTGCACGGCGGGACCGTGGTATCGACCACCGGCGCACAGGAATTGGATGTTCTCATCGACGGTGAAAGCATCGTTGCAGTGCTGGCACCCGGATCGGTCTCCCTGGCCGCGGACCTGAAGACCTCGGCGGACGTCGTCGTCGACGCGACCGGCAAATACGTCATTCCGGGTGGGGTCGACGGACATACACACATGGAGATGCCGTTCGGCGGTACGTTCGCCTCCGACACCTTCGAAACCGGAACGCGCGCAGCGGCGTGGGGTGGCACGACGACGATCGTGGACTTCGCGATTCAGACACCCGGTCAGCGCGTCCAGGACACTCTGGCGCAATGGCACGACAAGGCCGCGGGGCAGTGCGCCGTCGACTACGGCTTCCATCAGATCATCGGCGACGTCACCGACGATTCCCTGAAAGCCATGAGCGAGTTGGTATCCGAGGGCGTCACCAGTTTCAAACTCTTCATGGCCTACCCGGGCGTGTTCTACTCCGACGACGGCAAGATCCTGCGCGCCATGCAGTCCGCCGCCGAAACGGGTGCACTGCTGATGATGCACGCGGAGAACGGCATCGCGATCGACGTACTGGTCGCTCAGTCGATCGCGCGTGGAGACACGGCCCCGTACTTCCACGGCACGTCACGGCCGTGGCAGCTCGAGGAGGAGGCGACGCACCGAGCCATCATGCTGGCCAACGTCACCGGTGCACCGCTCTACGTCGTACACGTCTCTGCCAAGCAGGCCCTGGAACAGATCGCGCAGGCCCGGGGCAACGGGCAGAACGTCTTTGCCGAGACCTGTCCACAGTACCTGTATCTGTCGCTCGAGGAACAACTCGGTGCACCGGGCTTCGAGGGTGCCAAGTGGGTCTGCTCGACGCCATTGCGGTCGCGAGCGGAGGGGCATCAGGACGAGTTGTGGCGCTATCTACGCACCGGTGACGTGGCGACCGTCAGTACCGATCACTGCCCGTTCTGCATGAAGGATCAGAAGGAGATGGGTATCGGCGATTTCTCCAAGATTCCCAACGGGATCGGCTCGGTTGAACACCGCATCGATCTGATGTTCCAGGGCGTCAAGAGCGGCAGGATCACGCTCGAGAAGTGGGTCGACGTCTGCTGCACCACCCCGGCCAGGATGTTCGGAATGTATCCGAGGAAAGGCGTCATCACCCCCGGTGCCGACGCGGACATCGTGATCTACGACCCGAACGGACACACCAGCATCGGCGTCGACAAGACCCACCACATGAACATGGACTATTCGGCGTACGAGGGTTTCGAGATCGACGGGCACGTCGACACCGTGATCTCGCGTGGCCGGATCATCGTCGACGGCGGATCCTATTCCGGCACTGCTGGACACGGCCGATTCGTCCGACGCGACCTGTCGCAGAATCTGATCTGA
- a CDS encoding nitrilase-related carbon-nitrogen hydrolase, which yields MSTVRAALVQSKWTGDKESMIAAHEGFARSAAEQGAKVVCFQELFYGPYFCQLQDAKFYEYAESVPGPTVDRFAALAKELGIVMILPVYEQEQPGLLYNTAAVVDADGTYLGKYRKHHIPHVNGFWEKFYFRPGNLGWPVFDTAVGRIGVYICYDRHFPEGWRALGLAGAEIVFNPSATSRGLSNYLWKLEQPASAVANEYYVGAINRVGIESEYGDDDFYGTSYFVDPEGKFVGEVASDSESEIIVRDLDMDLIKVVRDRWAFYRDRRPDAYGPLVQP from the coding sequence ATGTCCACAGTTCGAGCTGCTCTGGTCCAAAGCAAGTGGACCGGTGACAAAGAATCGATGATCGCGGCACACGAGGGGTTTGCTCGGTCCGCCGCCGAGCAGGGCGCGAAAGTCGTCTGTTTCCAAGAACTTTTCTACGGTCCGTACTTCTGTCAGTTACAGGATGCGAAGTTCTACGAATACGCAGAATCGGTACCCGGGCCCACCGTCGACCGTTTCGCCGCATTGGCGAAAGAACTCGGCATCGTGATGATTCTGCCCGTCTACGAGCAGGAACAGCCCGGACTTCTGTACAACACCGCTGCCGTCGTCGATGCAGACGGCACGTATCTCGGCAAGTATCGAAAGCACCACATCCCTCACGTGAACGGATTCTGGGAGAAGTTCTATTTTCGCCCCGGCAATCTGGGGTGGCCGGTGTTCGACACCGCGGTCGGGCGTATCGGTGTCTACATCTGCTACGACAGACATTTCCCGGAAGGGTGGCGCGCACTCGGTCTTGCCGGTGCCGAAATCGTCTTCAATCCGTCGGCCACCTCGCGGGGCCTGTCCAACTACCTGTGGAAGCTCGAACAACCCGCCTCGGCCGTCGCCAACGAGTACTACGTGGGCGCGATCAATCGAGTCGGAATCGAATCCGAATACGGTGACGACGACTTCTACGGGACCAGCTACTTCGTGGACCCCGAAGGCAAATTCGTCGGCGAGGTGGCGTCGGATTCGGAATCCGAAATTATCGTGCGCGACCTCGACATGGATTTGATCAAGGTGGTTCGCGACCGGTGGGCCTTCTATCGCGACCGTAGACCCGACGCATACGGCCCACTGGTGCAACCCTGA
- a CDS encoding ATP-dependent DNA ligase: MLMSRIVETSRAVSATRSRKIKIGQIGALLAEADVGDIEPAVSWLSGELPQGRIGVGWRTLADLDVAAAADSTLTVAEVDEAISSVAATSGAGSAARRVALLTDLFSRSTTEERQFLIRLVTGELRQGALEGIMVDAVAAATNLPQAPVRRAFMLSGRLPATAIAAITGGVDALDAFRLEVGRPVRPMLASPAESLRGAWEQLSGDVTVEYKLDGARIQVHRSGTDVSIYTRTLRDITASVPELVDLVLALPCESVVLDGETLALEDSGRPRPFQETMSRFGAESAHELLLQPYFFDCLHLDGVDLLDAPLEQRLAALDRVAPEHRIPSAVRPDADAAEAHFDAALDAGHEGVMLKALGAPYAAGRRGKSWQKVKPEHTLDLVVLGAEWGYGRRTGYLSNLHLGARDPDGGDPIMVGKTFKGLTDVLLQWQTDEFPKHERERDEHTVYLRPELIVEIELDGVQVSPRYPGGVALRFARVLRYRPDKNLATADSIDAVRALLPHS, from the coding sequence GTGTTGATGTCGAGGATCGTCGAAACGTCCCGTGCTGTGTCGGCGACGCGTTCGCGAAAGATCAAGATCGGGCAGATCGGTGCCCTGCTCGCCGAGGCCGATGTCGGAGATATCGAGCCCGCCGTGTCCTGGCTGTCGGGGGAGTTACCGCAGGGGCGGATAGGGGTCGGCTGGCGCACGCTGGCCGATCTCGACGTTGCGGCTGCTGCGGACTCGACGCTGACGGTTGCCGAGGTGGACGAGGCGATTTCTTCGGTCGCGGCGACCTCGGGGGCCGGTTCTGCTGCGCGTCGGGTGGCGCTACTGACCGACCTGTTCTCCCGGAGTACAACCGAGGAGCGTCAATTTCTGATCCGGCTCGTCACCGGTGAGCTGCGTCAGGGCGCGCTCGAAGGGATCATGGTCGACGCAGTTGCCGCGGCCACGAACCTGCCGCAAGCGCCGGTGCGTCGCGCATTCATGCTGTCGGGTCGTTTGCCCGCGACGGCGATCGCCGCCATCACCGGTGGCGTCGACGCGCTGGATGCATTCCGGCTCGAGGTCGGTCGACCGGTCCGGCCGATGCTGGCGTCGCCCGCGGAATCTCTGCGCGGTGCTTGGGAACAACTGTCCGGCGATGTCACCGTGGAGTACAAGCTCGACGGTGCACGAATTCAGGTGCACCGCTCCGGAACCGACGTGAGCATCTACACGCGTACTCTGCGCGACATCACTGCGAGTGTGCCCGAGTTGGTGGACCTGGTTCTCGCGCTTCCGTGCGAGTCGGTGGTCCTGGACGGGGAGACCCTCGCGCTCGAAGACAGCGGCCGCCCGCGACCGTTCCAGGAAACGATGAGCCGATTCGGTGCCGAGAGCGCGCACGAGCTGCTGCTGCAGCCCTACTTCTTCGACTGCCTGCACCTCGACGGTGTCGACCTGCTCGATGCCCCGCTGGAGCAGCGCCTGGCCGCATTGGACCGAGTGGCACCGGAGCACCGAATTCCCAGTGCCGTCAGACCCGATGCGGACGCGGCAGAGGCCCACTTCGACGCAGCGCTCGACGCCGGGCACGAAGGGGTCATGCTCAAAGCTCTCGGTGCGCCGTACGCGGCAGGCCGCCGCGGAAAGAGCTGGCAGAAGGTCAAACCCGAGCACACCCTCGACCTCGTCGTCCTCGGAGCCGAGTGGGGATACGGGCGCCGCACCGGCTACCTGTCCAACCTGCACCTCGGAGCTCGCGATCCCGACGGCGGTGACCCGATCATGGTCGGTAAGACCTTCAAAGGCCTGACCGACGTTCTGTTGCAATGGCAGACCGATGAATTCCCGAAACACGAGCGAGAGCGGGACGAGCACACCGTGTACCTGCGCCCCGAACTGATCGTCGAAATCGAACTCGACGGCGTGCAGGTCAGCCCACGGTACCCGGGCGGTGTGGCCCTGAGATTCGCGCGAGTACTGCGATACCGCCCCGACAAGAACCTCGCCACCGCGGATTCCATCGACGCGGTGCGCGCACTCCTTCCACACTCGTGA
- a CDS encoding carboxylesterase/lipase family protein — translation MDTESDSAASNSAASDSTVLVATPYGDVLGYPVAADASPIVAWRGIPYATPPVGKHRFRAPRPLQPWSGVIDGLEFGAMAPQGRDSPVPIDPSLSISEDCLTLNVWAPRPDAELRPVLVWIHGGAYSLGSSAQRVYDGRNLSENGDVVVVTINFRLGAFGFLDLSSFSTDEHTFETNLGLRDQIAALQWVRECISAFGGDPDQVTVFGESSGGASVTTLMTSPKAEGLFQRAIVQSAPATSVYGPERGAAVASRFLELVGVDPEDIGELFEMHFTRLVTAGDTLCYEIPTTVPGTLGLSPVVDGDIVPRYPVAAFQKGLSHKIPLIIGTNHDEPSIFRFMKSPLMPITSDTVSEMFRAIAHDHADLPAYRVAEIMAAYPDRDKPAGAQAMSRDAGFLMPSVWIADGHSRHSPTWMYRFDHATPMLKAARVGAGHATELPYVFGNFGTLNRDPTFWLGGRKPAMAVSARMQRRWLAFARYGVPAALDASKHWAPYTEKTRWTLVIDASDTLVDDPDGDMRAAWGDQVLGFS, via the coding sequence ATGGACACCGAGTCCGACTCCGCTGCGTCCAATTCCGCTGCGTCCGATTCCACCGTGCTCGTGGCCACGCCCTACGGTGACGTTCTGGGCTATCCGGTCGCTGCCGATGCGTCGCCGATCGTGGCCTGGCGCGGTATTCCCTATGCGACGCCTCCGGTGGGGAAGCACCGGTTCCGTGCGCCGCGTCCGTTGCAGCCCTGGTCGGGAGTGATCGACGGCCTCGAATTCGGTGCGATGGCTCCGCAGGGACGCGACAGCCCGGTGCCGATCGATCCGTCGCTGTCGATTTCCGAGGACTGTCTCACGCTCAACGTCTGGGCTCCCCGTCCCGACGCAGAACTGCGGCCGGTGCTGGTGTGGATCCACGGCGGTGCGTACTCGCTCGGATCGTCCGCGCAGCGGGTCTACGACGGGAGGAACCTCAGCGAGAACGGCGACGTGGTGGTGGTGACCATCAACTTTCGTCTCGGCGCGTTCGGGTTCCTCGACCTCTCGTCGTTCTCCACCGACGAGCACACCTTCGAGACCAATCTGGGACTGCGAGATCAGATTGCCGCGCTGCAGTGGGTCCGCGAGTGCATCTCCGCGTTCGGCGGCGATCCCGATCAGGTGACGGTGTTCGGCGAATCCTCCGGGGGAGCGTCGGTCACCACGTTGATGACCTCTCCGAAGGCCGAGGGCCTGTTCCAGCGAGCGATCGTGCAGAGCGCGCCTGCGACCTCGGTGTACGGCCCCGAACGCGGAGCCGCGGTGGCATCGAGATTCCTGGAGTTGGTGGGGGTCGACCCGGAAGACATCGGGGAACTGTTCGAGATGCATTTCACCAGGCTGGTCACCGCCGGCGACACGCTCTGCTACGAGATCCCGACGACAGTTCCTGGGACACTTGGCCTTTCGCCGGTCGTCGATGGAGATATCGTTCCGCGCTATCCCGTGGCAGCCTTTCAGAAGGGCCTCTCGCACAAAATCCCGTTGATCATCGGCACCAACCACGACGAGCCCTCGATCTTCCGATTCATGAAGTCTCCGTTGATGCCGATCACCTCCGACACCGTCTCCGAGATGTTCCGCGCCATCGCTCACGACCACGCGGATCTGCCTGCCTATCGAGTCGCCGAGATCATGGCTGCATACCCGGACCGTGACAAACCGGCTGGGGCACAGGCCATGTCGCGCGACGCTGGATTCCTCATGCCGAGCGTGTGGATCGCCGACGGGCACAGCAGGCATTCGCCGACATGGATGTACCGATTCGATCATGCGACGCCGATGCTCAAGGCCGCACGGGTGGGAGCCGGACACGCGACCGAACTGCCGTATGTCTTCGGCAATTTCGGAACGCTCAACCGAGACCCCACCTTCTGGCTCGGTGGCCGAAAGCCGGCAATGGCGGTGTCGGCGCGGATGCAGAGACGCTGGCTCGCTTTCGCACGGTACGGCGTCCCCGCCGCGTTGGATGCGTCCAAGCATTGGGCTCCGTACACCGAGAAGACGCGCTGGACGCTGGTGATCGATGCATCCGACACTCTCGTCGACGACCCCGACGGCGACATGCGCGCTGCGTGGGGCGACCAGGTTCTCGGATTCAGCTGA
- a CDS encoding sugar porter family MFS transporter, with product MNQTSDRHTAKVIGVSIAAAVGGFLFGFDSSVINGAVDSIEDHFSLGSFTTGFVVAIALIGCAVGAWFAGSLADRWGRKKVMLLGSALFVISSIGSGLAFSVPDLMLWRVLGGLGIGIASVIAPAYIAEIAPAKWRGSLASLQQLAITIGIFAALLSDALLAGAADGASNDLWFGIEAWRWMFLVGVIPALVYGLLATLIPESPRYLVGQHLDEEAARVLAEITGELHPDERVHEIRLTLRKESRSSFADIRGPKFGLQPIVWVGITMAVLQQLVGINAIFYYSTTLWRSVGFTEDQSFTTSVITAVINVVMTFVAILFVDRIGRRKLLMAGSIGMFGGLVMASVAFSQATGSGDDVTLPAPWGAIALVGANLFVIFFASTWGPIMWVMLGEMFPNRMRAMALGIGTAANWMANFAVTLAFPPLTSSVGLWVIYAGFALFAALSFFFVKAKIRETKGMELEDMLG from the coding sequence ATGAATCAGACCTCGGACCGCCACACAGCGAAGGTCATCGGCGTCAGCATCGCCGCTGCTGTGGGCGGGTTCCTGTTCGGCTTCGACAGCTCGGTCATCAACGGCGCTGTCGACTCGATCGAAGATCACTTCTCCCTCGGCTCGTTCACCACCGGCTTCGTGGTCGCGATCGCCCTCATCGGGTGCGCAGTGGGTGCCTGGTTCGCCGGCAGCCTCGCAGACCGTTGGGGACGCAAGAAAGTCATGCTGCTGGGCTCGGCCCTGTTCGTCATTTCCTCGATCGGTTCGGGATTGGCGTTCAGCGTCCCCGATCTCATGCTCTGGCGAGTGCTCGGCGGACTCGGAATCGGCATCGCCTCGGTGATCGCACCGGCGTACATCGCCGAGATCGCTCCGGCCAAATGGCGTGGCTCCCTGGCCTCGCTCCAGCAATTGGCCATCACCATCGGCATTTTCGCAGCTCTGCTGTCCGACGCCCTTCTCGCCGGTGCCGCCGACGGCGCGTCCAACGACCTGTGGTTCGGCATCGAGGCCTGGCGCTGGATGTTCCTGGTCGGCGTGATTCCCGCTCTCGTGTACGGGTTGCTGGCCACCCTGATCCCGGAGTCTCCGCGCTACCTCGTCGGTCAGCATCTCGACGAAGAAGCGGCCCGAGTCCTCGCCGAGATCACCGGTGAGCTGCATCCGGACGAGCGCGTCCACGAGATCAGACTGACGCTGCGCAAGGAGTCACGCTCGTCGTTCGCCGACATTCGCGGTCCGAAGTTCGGCCTGCAACCCATCGTCTGGGTCGGCATCACGATGGCCGTGCTGCAGCAGTTGGTCGGCATCAACGCGATCTTCTACTACTCGACGACGCTGTGGCGGTCGGTCGGCTTCACCGAGGATCAATCGTTCACCACCTCTGTCATCACCGCTGTGATCAACGTGGTCATGACGTTCGTGGCGATCCTGTTCGTCGACCGAATCGGTCGGCGCAAGCTGCTGATGGCGGGCTCGATCGGCATGTTCGGCGGGCTCGTCATGGCGTCGGTGGCGTTCTCGCAGGCGACCGGCAGCGGCGATGACGTCACGTTGCCCGCTCCGTGGGGTGCGATCGCGTTGGTCGGTGCCAATCTGTTCGTCATCTTCTTCGCCTCGACCTGGGGTCCGATCATGTGGGTCATGCTCGGTGAGATGTTCCCCAACCGCATGCGCGCCATGGCGCTCGGCATCGGTACCGCAGCCAACTGGATGGCCAACTTCGCTGTCACGCTTGCCTTCCCACCCCTGACGTCGTCTGTGGGGCTCTGGGTGATCTACGCAGGGTTCGCTTTGTTCGCCGCGCTCTCGTTCTTCTTCGTGAAGGCCAAGATCAGGGAGACCAAGGGCATGGAACTCGAGGACATGCTGGGCTGA